In Shewanella sp. GD04112, the sequence ACCCCAACCAGACTCGTTAAAGACTTTAATGACATGGATATTGGCATTTTGATTTGGCATTACGCCAATAACGCCGTCGTTGTTAGCGATCGCCGCGATAGTACCCGCAACGTGGGTTCCATGGGCGTTGTTATTGCCGGGCTCGTACCAGTTACCTGTGCCAGAGTTGTTGGTACCCGTGACATTGTTACCGCTTAAGTCGCTGTGACCACGGTCATAACCAGAGTCGATAATACAGATGGTGCGGTTACCCGCTTGGCTGTCGCTTAATTGGGTTGCACCCACAAAGGTTTGTCCCCAAGGCGTTGTTTCGCTTAGCAGGTGGCGTGGCATGTCCTCTTCCACATATTCCACATCGGCACGTGCTCTTAATGCCTTAATGCCATTGTTATCCAGCTTAACAGAGTAGCTGTTACTGCGGCCGATACGCTTCATTTCTTTGGCTTGCGCCTTGTTCAGCACACTGTGCTGGGCGCTAATTTCAGCTACTTGAGGCTGATAGTTCATTGTGGTAGCGAGCTGATCGCTACTTTGCAGGCTGCTTTCAGACATCAGGGCTGGCGCATCGGCATTTTTAAACTTAACGATATAGCGCTTTGGCAGAGGTGAGGTCTGTGCTTGCATCGCTGCGGCGAAACCCGGTGCATCGGGGGCAGCATTAACACCTGCTGAGATCGCAATAGCTAAGCTAGATAAACTCAGGGCTATCTTAGTGGTTCGATTGATTGTCATGTTTTTCTTCCATGTTCAATTTAGTGTTAATCATTATTATTTTGTGCTTTTAAAGAATAACTACGACTCATATGCTACTCGGTTAGTGAATTTATCTTTGGAGTAAGTATTTGTAAATTAAATGTTAATGGTATGGCGGTTTGTAAAGCGCCTTGAGGTAATAAGCGGGTTTATTGAATAAAAAACCATATGTTACAAGTTGTAACTAATATTTAGCGCGATTTGTGTTTATTTATGTGGAAAAGGTGAATAAGCAAAAGCGAATTTTATCGGCCTTAACAGCGGATGATGGATTATCGTTAATGTCTAATTTATTGAAATTAATATTTATAATTTTTTGGAATTAAAAGTAATAAAATTAAGAGTGTTTTTCTTTGCTTGATGTTGAGTTTATTTCAAGTGATTGATTATGCGATTTTATTGCATTTTTGCGTCGAAGCTTTGGCATTTGCCAATTTATTGGCTTTTGTGCATCGTCAGGGCAGGATAATCGACTGGTCGTACTTGGTGAGCTGAATAAACATCGGCCGAAATATAAAAAGCGCCAACAGGCGCTTTTTATCGATCTCAACAGCGAGTTATTCTGTTTTAGGTTGAGTGTCGGCTAAGGTCTGATAACCGCCACCGTTATAGGTTTGAGTGTAACCCGCCGCGACGAGGGCTTCGGTTGCGATACTGCTGCGTCGACCGCTACGACAATACAACACCACGGGCGCATCTTTGGCGATACCGCGCTTAGCAAACTCGGCGGCGACTTGCTCAAAGGGAATATTAACCGCATTGGCTAAATGGCCCGCGGCAAATTCCTCTGGGGTGCGTACATCGAGCACCATAGCACCAGCAGCGATTTTTTGCCACGCAACTTGAGGCTCTTGATCGGCGGCACTTGCCGCGTTCGGGACTAAGGTGAGTGATGACAGACTCAAGAGAGCCACCCCCAGTAAGGTTTTACTGCGACACAGTAACTTGTTGAACACTGACTTTCTCCTTTGCAAATGTGCATTAACCTTGTTTCGCGATTTCGGCTTCGGATTTGACGCCCAATTTGCGTAATACCATGGCCGCAGGGCAAAAACCCGTGAAAGCGCTTTGGAATAGGTTAGCGCCAACGAAGGCCGTTAACCACATAAAGTTATGGTGCACAAAAGCGGTTAACACCAAAGACAGTAACACCATAAATCCGGCAAAGGCCATAATGCTGCGTTCGAGTGACATAGGTTGCTCCTAGAGGCAGCGCTATGGCTGCCTATTGTGGGTTAATCGGCTGTTTGAGTTAAGTTTATGCGATTTTTCATCGCCGCGTAGTAAAGCACTGGGATAACGATTAAGGTCAGTAAGGTCGAGATAAAAATCCCGAAAATTAGACTGATCGCAAGCCCGTTGAAGATTGGGTCGTCCAAGATAAACAAGGCGCCAATCATGGCCGCCAAAGCGGTCAGCATAATCGGTTTGGCCCGCACGGCGCCCGAGTGGATGACAGCGCGCTCAAAGGGAACCCCTGAGGCGGTTTCCTGATTGATAAAATCCACTAATAATATCGAGTTACGGACAATAATCCCCGCCAAGGCAATCATGCCAATCATCGATGTCGCGGTAAATTGCGCGCCGAGCAGTGCATGCCCCGGCATGACCCCTATCACTGTCAGTGGGATTGGCGCCATAATGATGAGCGGCACCAGATAGGATCTAAATTGGGCGACGACCAATAAGTAAATCGCAATCATCCCTACGGCATAGGCTATCCCCATATCCCTGAAGGTTTCATAGGTGATCTTCCATTCCCCGTCCCAGAGCACGGCGACTGAGTCTAGCCCGGTTGGTTGGTGGATATAATGCTGATCGAAACCTAAGCCACCATCGCCGTCGATTTTGCCCGCCATGTCGAACATGCCATAGAGCGGACTGTCGAGCGGACCGGCCATATCGGCAACCACCATCACCATAGGGATCATATTCTTATGGATGATAGGAGCATCGATTTTTCCGCGCTTAATCGTCACCAGCTCAGACACGGGCACAGATTGCCCCGTTTGGCTCTGCAGCTTCATATTCAGCACTTGCTCTAAATCGATTTTTGCCCCTTCTTGCAGTTGCAAGCGGATAGGCACTGGTTGTTTTTGCTGCGCGATATGCAAATAGCTTACATCCTTGCCGCCAACCGAAGTTGCAATTAAATCAACGATATTGCTATATGGCACCGCCATTAGGCTGGCTTTAGAGCGGTCGATCATCACTTGCCATTTTTGCTGTGCTGCGGGCAAGAAAATATCAATATCGACCACATCTTTGGTCTCACGGAACAGCGACTGCAGCTCGTAGGCCGCTTGTTCGCGAATCGCAGGACTTGGACCATAGACTTCGGCCACAATTGGTGACCAGACTGGCGGGCCTGGTGGTACTTCAACGACTTTCACATTGGCCTGATACTTAGCGCCGATATGCTGCAATTCTTCACGGACCGACAGTGCGATACTGTGACTGTCACGCTTGCGATGCTTTTTATCGACTAGATTGACCTGAATATCGCCAAGCTCTTGGCTGTGACGTAGAAAATAGTGGCGTACTAAGCCGTTAAAGTTCATCGGTGCATTAGTGCCGGCATACAGCTGCAAATGCTCCACCTCGGGCACAGTGGCAAGGTAGCGACTTAAATCCTGAAGTACCCGCTGGGTTTGTTCCACTGGCGTGCCTTCAGGCATATCCACCATGACTTGGAACTCGGATTTATTATCGAAGGGCAGCATCTTTAACACCACGAGCTGACCCACGGGCAAGGCCACGGCGATACCTATAAGCACAAAGACACCTGCGGCGAGCCCAATCCGTGCTTTACGGGCACCTTTACCTAGCAGGAAGGGACCGATTAAACGAGTAAATAGGCGCACCATTTTGCTCTCGTTCATCTGAGCATCAGCATCGCTGCTGTGCGTGGCGTCAGTCGCTGAACCACTATGGTGTTTGAGCAGTTTACGACTCAGCCATGGGGTTACCATAAAGGCGACCACCAGCGAAATCAGCATGCCCATACTGGCGTTGATGGGGATCGGGCTCATATAAGGGCCCATTAATCCCGACACAAATGCCATGGGCAGCAGTGCTGCGATAACGGTAAAGGTAGCGAGAATCGTTGGGCCGCCCACTTCATCGACCGCAACGGGGATGAGTTCACTAAAGGATTTTTTACCGAGCGCCATGTGCCGATGGATATTCTCCACCACCACAATGGCATCGTCGACCAAGATCCCGATGGAGAAAATCAGCGCGAAGAGTGACACTCGGTTAAGGGTAAATCCCCACGCCCAGGAGGCGAACAGGGTGATCGCCAAGGTGATAATAATGGCGACACCTACCACCAGTGATTCGCGGGCGCCCATGGTTAAAAATACCAATACGACAACGGCACTGGTGGCAAAAATCAGCTTAAGAATAAGGGTGTTAGATTTATCAGCCGCCGTCTCGCCATAGTTGCGCGAAACGGTCACTTCGACATTGCTGGGGATCAACACATTCTTGACCTTAGCAATGCGCGCGAGGGTGGCATCGGCAATATCGACGGCGTTTTGTCCCGGCTGCTTACCAATAGCGATAGTCACCGCGGGGTAGATATCCTTCTTGTCGCTATGCCAAACGCTTTGGGTGGGAATATCGCTCTTTAAACTGATATCGGCAATATCGGCTAAATAAACGGGGATAGGTTTACCCTGTTTATCCTGCGAAATACTCACTACCAGCTGTTTTACATCGTCTATAGTTTGCAAAAACTGGCCTGCCTGAACCTTAATTTCTTGATTACCTTGCACTAAAGATGCAGGCATCGAGATGTGATTATTGTCATTCAGGCTTTGTCTCAACTTGTCGTAGGTGAGATTAAAGCTGTTCATCTTAGCGGGATCGATGCGGACATTGGCCACCATCTCATGTTGGCCAACGGTGTAAATCTCCCGCGTCCCCGGGATCCGCTTGATTTCGGTTTCTAGCCCTAACGCCACATGGGTCAACTGTTCGGCCGAGACCTGTTTGTCCTTGGACCAGAGTGTTAGGCTGACAATCGGCACATCATCGATACCGCGTGGTTTAATCAATGGCTCGCCAACACCCGCGCCCTGCGGCAGTTTATCCATATTGGAATAAATCTGGTTGTAGAGGCTGACAATGGCATCGTTGCGGGTTACGCCGACCTTAAAGATCACAATGATCATCGCGCCATCGGGCTGGGAGAAAGAATAGAGTGTATCTATCCCTTTGAGCTCTGAAATTACTTGCTCAGCGGGCAGGGTGACTAAGTTTTCCACTTCGGTCGGGGTCGCGCCGGGGAAAGGGATAAATACGTCGGCAAAGGTGACGTCAATCTGTGGTTCTTCTTCCTTTGGGGTCACTAAGATGGCAAATAAGCCGAGTAACAAGCCCAGCAGTGCCAGCAGTGGTGTAATGGCACTGTTTTGAAATGCGGCCGCAATACGACCCGAAATGCCAAGTGACGTCGAAGATTCAGTAGCGTGTTTCATTCAACAACCTCATCAAGTTGATATCGCTAGGGAATTTATTGCTTTTGTTCAAGCAACACTTGGTAAGCATCCACGGCGACAATATCACCAGTTCGCAGCCCCGCGAGGACTTCGACTTCACCATCGGCAGGCTCAGAGACGCGCACCTGGGTGAGAACGAATTGCTCGCCTTTTTTCAGATAGACACTGCTGAGTTCATTCATGGTGATAAGGGTCGAGGTCGGCAGTTGGATTTTTTCCCGCTCGCCATTTTTAAACAGCGCCTTAGCCCAGGTTCCGGGTTGAAGGTTGGGTTCATCCTTTGGCAGGTTAATCCGCACTTGATAACTGTGACTCACAGGATCGGCAAAGCTAAAGATAGTGAGGTCCTTGGAGGTGAGTTCACGGCCGTCACTTAAGCGCACCATAAACTCAGGCGCGTTTTTCAGTTGCTGAATATAGCGCTGTGGCACTTGGGTGATAGCGCGCATTTGGCTCGGTGAAAACCCAGATAGCAGTGGCTGACCGACACTCACGGTTTCACCCAACTCAACTAAACGCTCGGTGACAATCCCGCTAAATGGCGCCGATACCACAGTGTATTTGAGGGATTCGCTGGCTTTAATGACCCTAGCTTTGGCGGCACTCACGGCTTGCTCGGCGGCCTTGGCATTGGCGGTCGCTTCATCCATGGCGCCTTTTGAAATCGCACCTTGGGGAAAGAGTTCTTTATAGCGTTTGTATTGGGCCTGCGCTTCCACATTTAGGGCTGTGGCTTTGGCGAGATCGGCCTCATAGCTTGCCAGTTCCGCGCCTTGCTCTTTACTGGTGATCTCGAGTAACGCCGCGCCTTCTGGCACGACATCATTAACATCGTAGTTGAGCTTAACGATACGCCCTGAGGTTTGCGCCGAGACGGTAGCCGCTTTGACGGCCTCGATACTGGCGTCTAGGGTCACCCAATTCGCGTAAGGTTTACTCATTACCTCGAGGGTAGCCAAGGGCGCAGCCTGGGTGGCAAAGGGGGAAAAAACGAATAATGTGAATAGAGTACGTGAGATTGCAGCCATACCAAATCATCCCAAAAATAATTCATGAGTAAATTCTAATGGAGTTGTTTTGATTAGGCAATCAATATTTATTAGAAAAATTTAATGTAATCGATTTCACTAATATAGGGAAACGGCGAATGAATCTTCCCTTACATCAATCGCCATATCATCACTCTAGTCCTTGTCCAGCTTTAAATATCAGTCGTTTAAATAATAGGTCAGCGTAGACACAATGCGAATTTGTTTTATGTAAGGCGTGCTGCTGTCACGATCGGAAATCGTAAACTGGCCTTGGCTGGCACTCTTAATCTTACCCAGACGCGATTGTGAGTCCTTGGCAAACTTTTCGGCCACTTCCCGCGCATTTTGCGTCGCTTCCTGCACCATGGTCGGTTTCACATCATTGAGTGCTGTAAATAAAAACTCGGTACGGTTTTCATAATCTTGGCTACCGATGGCGATGCCTTCTTTAACTAGGTTTATCATTTGCTTACGCGTGCTGAGCATTAAATCAATTTGTGGGGTATAGACAGAAAGATTCACCTTTGCCGAGTAACGATAGCGCACATTCGGGTCAACGTAGCCTTGAGCCTGTCTGTCTTCTATTGTCGGCAGCGAGACTGTAATTTCGCTGTCGCTAAAACCCTGTTCCTTGAGGTAGGCGACCACTCTGTCGGTTTTTTGCTGCACTGTGTCGTAGAGCTTAGGCAGGTTATTGTCGACTTCGGTGAAGTTAATCGGCCAGATGGCGATATTGGCTTTCACTTCCTTTTCGGCCAGCCCTTTAACTGTGACTGTGCGCTCTAGGGCTTTCATCTCTAACAGCGCCGAGCTGGCGCTTTGTCCTACATAGACCATGCCTGCACATAAGAAACCGCCAAGCACGAGGGCGGGAAGAAGATAATTGCGTTGCATAACATACTCACTCGATGGGATTGTTGAAGCTACCTTACTGCAATTATGTGACTTTGGGGATAGACAAATAAGAAAGCATTAAGCTTTATTGAAAATGCTCAGCTGCTATTCAGGATTGATACGCGGTTGTAAAAGCGGCTTATGTGTTAGCCACTTAGTTAACAGGAGGGATAGGGCTTGGCTGCCATAATTCGACTTTATTGCCATCGGGGTCGATAAACCAACCGAAACGGCCAAATTCCGAGTCTTCAATCTCCCCAATTTGTTCGCCGCCGCCCTGAGTGACTTGCTGTAGGGCCTGCTCCAGATCGTCAACGATAAAATTAAACATAAAGCTTTTGTCGGTCGGGGCAAAATAGCTAGTGTTATGGTCGAAAGGGGTCCACACATGGTAACCGGGCGTCGGTTTATCGTTGTGATAAAAGGCGGCACCGCCCCAGTTTTCAATTGGTATTTGCAGATGGTTTTGATACCAAGTGGCTAACGCGACGGGATCAGTACTTTTAAAGAAAATACCACCAAGTCCAATGACTTTTGCCATAAGGGTGACAGTGTAAGTGGGGGATGGATTAACTTTAGGCAATAAATACGCAAGATACAAAAAAGCCGCAAAAATGCGGCTTTTTTGAGTTCGAAATAGCTTAGAACTGGTAGCTGTATTGTACTGAGTAGTACATACCGCTTGATTCAGTTACCGCGTTCACAGGGCCTGTGATTGCGCTGTTTTCGATCAGGTGAACTTCTTCACCTTTAATGTATGCGATACCGAAGTCAACGGTGTTTTGTGGATTGAGGTGGTAGCTCATACCCGCTGTGAACCAGTTACGGTCAGAGTCTGGGAATGAAATCGAGCTGATTTCGTCCACAACGCCTTGGTCATGCATGTAACCAGCACGAACGGTGAATTGTTCGTTGATGGTGTAAGTTCCACCCACGCTGAATAACCATGAATCTTTCCATTGGTATTCTTTCAGGGCTACATCACCTACAGGCCTAGTCACGCCCACAGCGGCAATTGTTGCTGTGCCGTCTTTCGCGGTGATTTGATCAAAGTTACCCCACTGGGTGTGCTGGGCTGTGTAGTGCAGGGCAAATTTAGGGGTGATTTGATGGAAACCGGCAACTTGGAAAATATCCGCTAACGGTACATCTAAGCTATCAAAACTTGTCGTAACTGGTACTGCACCTACACTAGGAATGGTTGTCATCGAGACAGTATTGATATCGCCTTCAACATTGACGGTTGGGCTGAAACGGTAGCTGATACCGAAACGGTTGTCTTTATCTAACTCAATAGTAGCACCCACGATACCACCGAAGGCCCAACCATCAGCGTCTACGTCAACCAGAGGCGTAGTGCCCATATTACGGGTTAAGCGGCCTTCGCCATAGACGGCATCCAGACCCGCGCCGATACTGAACATATCGTTGATGCGATATGACACGCTGGCGTTGAAGTTAACGGTAGTGACTTCAGTTTCACCCAGTAGGTCATAAGGTGCTGCTGAGCCTGCTGGCAAATTCTTCGAAAGTGAGCTGGCATCGGTACCAGTACCGAAGTTAGAGAATGCGGCAAAACCCACGGCGAATTTATCGTCGATTGGGTGAATGTAGAAAATATTCGGGATAACTTTAGAGCTACCCGCATCGTCGATGCTGCCTAAATCATAAGCGCCACCGGCAAAGTTAACGTCTTTAACGTCAACAGTAATATCGGCATAGGTTAAGCCGAAAGAGATTGCGTCTTTATCAAAGAGCGCCATCGCTGCTGGGTTACGAGATAACACTGAAGCGTTATCAGCGATGACTGCGTCACCGGCAAATGCACGGCCCATACCTGTGGCTGATTGGCTGTTTAATTGGAAACCCGATGCGAATGTTTGTGAACTCGCCAGTGCAACGGCAACGGCAAGCAGTGTCTTGTTGAATGATTTCATTATTATTCTCTCATTATTTTGGTATTGGATTTTGTTCGGTCCTAGTTGCCAGAACAAGGCGCAAATCCTTTTATAATCTTCGGCATGGTAGGGATTGTGTGTAACCTCAACAAGTCCGACCAGATTTGAAATTTGTTAATTAACAGTTAATTAAAACGGGGTCGTACTTTAGCATGAACGAATGGTCGGGCCAGATGCTTGGTATCTTTGGTTTTTATTGGGGAGGGAAGTTTTAATTGAGGTTAATGTTTTGTAACGAGAAGAAGGTTAATAAATTTAAACAATTTGTAAAAAGCGTACACATGTACGCTTTTTACAATTAGGGACAGAAAATTATCTGTTATAACGCGGATTTAAATTGCTCAAATTCTGCGGTAATGGCTTCGGCAGGGCGTGACATTTTACTGACGATGACACCAGCAATAATCGCAAACACAAATCCGGGTAAAATCTCGTACAGGTTGAAGATCCCACCAGACAGTTGTTTCCAAATTACCACGGTTAATGCGCCGACAATAATGGTCGCAATCGCTCCGTTACGGCTGTACTGCTTCCAGAAGAGTGATAGCAGTACGACAGGACCGAAGGCGGCACCAAAACCTGCCCACGCATAACTGACTAGACTTAATACACTGCTTTCAGGATTCAGGGCAATGATCCCCGCGATCACGGCAATGGCCAGCACGCCCATACGACCTACCATCATCAGCTCGCGATCGTCTGCTTGAGGGCGTAACCACTTGCGGTAAAAGTCCTCGGTGATCACGCTCGAACACACCAACAACTGCGAATCAATGGTACTCATAATGGCCGACAGAATTGCGGCGATCAGTAATCCGCCAATCCAAGGGTTAAAGGCGGCTTGGGCTAAATGAATAAACACGGTTTCGGCATTGGCCAAGGGTTGATTGGCAAAATACAGTGAACCCGCTAATCCTGTGGCTAACGCGCCGATGAGAGATAACATCATCCAGCTCATGGCGATACGGCGTGACAGCGGCAGTGCATCGGCGCTGCCAATAGCCATAAAGCGCGACAAAATATGAGGCTGACCGAAATAACCCAGTCCCCATGCGAGCAGTGATAACAAGCCAATCACTGTGGTTTTGTCACTGATCAGTGCCAACATGGCTGGGTCGATAGACTCAATTCCCGCATGGCTCTCGGGGTGCGAGAATACCGCAAAGGGGATGATCAGCAGGGCTATCAACATTAAACAGCCTTGGAAGAAGTCGGTCCAACTCACGGCAAAAAAACCGCCAATAAAGGTGTAACCCACAATGATGGCAGAGCCAATCACTAAGGCAACGTTGTAATCGAGGCCGAAGACTTTTTCGAACAGAATGGCGCCGCCCACCATGCCAGAAGATGCATAGAAGGTGAAGAACACCAGAATCGTGACCGCAGAGACGAGTTTGAGGTAACCCTGTTTATCGTGAAAACGTTTCTCGAAGAAGTCGGGCAGGGTGAGGGCGTTGTCTGCTAATTGGGTATAAATGCGCAGGCGTTTGGCTACGAATAACCAGTTAAGCCAAGCGCCGACCACTAAGCCAATCCCAATCCATGCTTCGCCTAAGCCGCCTAAGTAAACGGCACCAGGTAAGCCTAAGAGCAACCAGCCTGACATATCGGAGGCGCCCACGCTGAGCGCGGTGACGGCGGGACCCATTTTACGGCCGCCTAAAATATAATCATCAACAGTATCGGTGGCACGGTAAGCCCAAAATCCTATGCCCATCATCAATACTAAATAGCCAACAAATGTGATTAAAATCGGGGTTTCAATCGTCATATTGTCTTTATCCCATCTTGTTATTATTCAAAGTGGCAAGCATGCTACCAGATGTTTGAGCAAGAACCCATTAGTAGATAAAGATGTGATCGAAATCCGACCTCCGAGCATGAGAAAAGATCGGAGGTCGATAACAGAAAGGGTTTACTATTAATAGCTTAGATAAAGGTGTTCTTGATTTCGTCTTTTACAAAGCTAAGGTCTGTCTGATCTTCACCCACAAGCAAAATGTATGCATCACCGGCCTCAAAGCCCATGCCCTGATATTTACCATCGGCAAAGGTGTTATCCAGCACCATGCGTTTTTCGATGGGCACAATAAACAGAGTCACTTTACCTTTTTCAGCTTGCAGTACTAAGTGCAGACTCTTAACCCCTTGAAAATCACAGTAAGAGGTGTAGTAGACCTTACCTGGTTGCTCAGTAAATTTAGCGTTTCCTAGATTATTCATCGAGGCTAATTGCGCATTTACTTGGCTAAAGTTGACATTTTGGTCCACCTGCAAGGCTACGCCTTCATGGTAAACATGGGCTAAGGCATGCTCGGCTAAATCCACTGGGCCTAAGCGCAATAAACTGAAACTGATCCCCACAATAAAGGCAATCGACGCGGCCATGGCGACTAAAAAGCCCGTTTGACGGCGCTGTTTATGGTGCTGCTGCAATTGTTGGCGCAGAATAAGTTTGTCGGCCAAGTCCTCTGGCACATCCACTTTTAACGCATGAGTGATTTTGGCATCGAGGCCCTTAAGCTCTGCGACGAACGCCTGATATTCGGCATTCTCTTGCATTTGCGCAACAAACTCGGGATCTTGATTATGAGGATCTTCATAAGCTTGGCGCCTAAATTTAAGCTCATCCATTGGATTGACCTCTCACATCGGTTTTCTCAAGTAGTTCTTTCAATTGGTTCCTCGCCCGAAATAAGCGCGTCATGACAGTGTTGCGGTTTAAGTCCAAGAGCTGGGCAATTTCATCACCGCTAAAGCCACCGATTAACTGCAGCAATAGGGGCTCCCGATATTCAATATCCAGCTTAGCGATTTGTCGCCTTAACCAGTACTGCTCGGTTTGCTCTTCCGTGCTGGAGGCAATGTGATCTTCTAAGCTGTCTTGTTCGACATCGGCGTAATCAAATTGTTTGCGCTCGAATCGACGGGCATTTTCGCGCCTCAGAATCGTGATCAGCCAAGCCTTCGCCGCTTTATCATCCTGTAGGGAATCTAAAGAGCGCCATGCCCGCAAGAAGGTTTCTTGGGT encodes:
- a CDS encoding rhodanese-like domain-containing protein, whose product is MFNKLLCRSKTLLGVALLSLSSLTLVPNAASAADQEPQVAWQKIAAGAMVLDVRTPEEFAAGHLANAVNIPFEQVAAEFAKRGIAKDAPVVLYCRSGRRSSIATEALVAAGYTQTYNGGGYQTLADTQPKTE
- a CDS encoding DUF2892 domain-containing protein, with amino-acid sequence MSLERSIMAFAGFMVLLSLVLTAFVHHNFMWLTAFVGANLFQSAFTGFCPAAMVLRKLGVKSEAEIAKQG
- a CDS encoding efflux RND transporter permease subunit gives rise to the protein MKHATESSTSLGISGRIAAAFQNSAITPLLALLGLLLGLFAILVTPKEEEPQIDVTFADVFIPFPGATPTEVENLVTLPAEQVISELKGIDTLYSFSQPDGAMIIVIFKVGVTRNDAIVSLYNQIYSNMDKLPQGAGVGEPLIKPRGIDDVPIVSLTLWSKDKQVSAEQLTHVALGLETEIKRIPGTREIYTVGQHEMVANVRIDPAKMNSFNLTYDKLRQSLNDNNHISMPASLVQGNQEIKVQAGQFLQTIDDVKQLVVSISQDKQGKPIPVYLADIADISLKSDIPTQSVWHSDKKDIYPAVTIAIGKQPGQNAVDIADATLARIAKVKNVLIPSNVEVTVSRNYGETAADKSNTLILKLIFATSAVVVLVFLTMGARESLVVGVAIIITLAITLFASWAWGFTLNRVSLFALIFSIGILVDDAIVVVENIHRHMALGKKSFSELIPVAVDEVGGPTILATFTVIAALLPMAFVSGLMGPYMSPIPINASMGMLISLVVAFMVTPWLSRKLLKHHSGSATDATHSSDADAQMNESKMVRLFTRLIGPFLLGKGARKARIGLAAGVFVLIGIAVALPVGQLVVLKMLPFDNKSEFQVMVDMPEGTPVEQTQRVLQDLSRYLATVPEVEHLQLYAGTNAPMNFNGLVRHYFLRHSQELGDIQVNLVDKKHRKRDSHSIALSVREELQHIGAKYQANVKVVEVPPGPPVWSPIVAEVYGPSPAIREQAAYELQSLFRETKDVVDIDIFLPAAQQKWQVMIDRSKASLMAVPYSNIVDLIATSVGGKDVSYLHIAQQKQPVPIRLQLQEGAKIDLEQVLNMKLQSQTGQSVPVSELVTIKRGKIDAPIIHKNMIPMVMVVADMAGPLDSPLYGMFDMAGKIDGDGGLGFDQHYIHQPTGLDSVAVLWDGEWKITYETFRDMGIAYAVGMIAIYLLVVAQFRSYLVPLIIMAPIPLTVIGVMPGHALLGAQFTATSMIGMIALAGIIVRNSILLVDFINQETASGVPFERAVIHSGAVRAKPIMLTALAAMIGALFILDDPIFNGLAISLIFGIFISTLLTLIVIPVLYYAAMKNRINLTQTAD
- a CDS encoding efflux RND transporter periplasmic adaptor subunit encodes the protein MAAISRTLFTLFVFSPFATQAAPLATLEVMSKPYANWVTLDASIEAVKAATVSAQTSGRIVKLNYDVNDVVPEGAALLEITSKEQGAELASYEADLAKATALNVEAQAQYKRYKELFPQGAISKGAMDEATANAKAAEQAVSAAKARVIKASESLKYTVVSAPFSGIVTERLVELGETVSVGQPLLSGFSPSQMRAITQVPQRYIQQLKNAPEFMVRLSDGRELTSKDLTIFSFADPVSHSYQVRINLPKDEPNLQPGTWAKALFKNGEREKIQLPTSTLITMNELSSVYLKKGEQFVLTQVRVSEPADGEVEVLAGLRTGDIVAVDAYQVLLEQKQ
- a CDS encoding SIMPL domain-containing protein (The SIMPL domain is named for its presence in mouse protein SIMPL (signalling molecule that associates with mouse pelle-like kinase). Bacterial member BP26, from Brucella, was shown to assemble into a channel-like structure, while YggE from E. coli has been associated with resistance to oxidative stress.), whose protein sequence is MQRNYLLPALVLGGFLCAGMVYVGQSASSALLEMKALERTVTVKGLAEKEVKANIAIWPINFTEVDNNLPKLYDTVQQKTDRVVAYLKEQGFSDSEITVSLPTIEDRQAQGYVDPNVRYRYSAKVNLSVYTPQIDLMLSTRKQMINLVKEGIAIGSQDYENRTEFLFTALNDVKPTMVQEATQNAREVAEKFAKDSQSRLGKIKSASQGQFTISDRDSSTPYIKQIRIVSTLTYYLND
- a CDS encoding VOC family protein, which encodes MAKVIGLGGIFFKSTDPVALATWYQNHLQIPIENWGGAAFYHNDKPTPGYHVWTPFDHNTSYFAPTDKSFMFNFIVDDLEQALQQVTQGGGEQIGEIEDSEFGRFGWFIDPDGNKVELWQPSPIPPVN
- a CDS encoding OmpP1/FadL family transporter, which translates into the protein MKSFNKTLLAVAVALASSQTFASGFQLNSQSATGMGRAFAGDAVIADNASVLSRNPAAMALFDKDAISFGLTYADITVDVKDVNFAGGAYDLGSIDDAGSSKVIPNIFYIHPIDDKFAVGFAAFSNFGTGTDASSLSKNLPAGSAAPYDLLGETEVTTVNFNASVSYRINDMFSIGAGLDAVYGEGRLTRNMGTTPLVDVDADGWAFGGIVGATIELDKDNRFGISYRFSPTVNVEGDINTVSMTTIPSVGAVPVTTSFDSLDVPLADIFQVAGFHQITPKFALHYTAQHTQWGNFDQITAKDGTATIAAVGVTRPVGDVALKEYQWKDSWLFSVGGTYTINEQFTVRAGYMHDQGVVDEISSISFPDSDRNWFTAGMSYHLNPQNTVDFGIAYIKGEEVHLIENSAITGPVNAVTESSGMYYSVQYSYQF
- the putP gene encoding sodium/proline symporter PutP, which produces MTIETPILITFVGYLVLMMGIGFWAYRATDTVDDYILGGRKMGPAVTALSVGASDMSGWLLLGLPGAVYLGGLGEAWIGIGLVVGAWLNWLFVAKRLRIYTQLADNALTLPDFFEKRFHDKQGYLKLVSAVTILVFFTFYASSGMVGGAILFEKVFGLDYNVALVIGSAIIVGYTFIGGFFAVSWTDFFQGCLMLIALLIIPFAVFSHPESHAGIESIDPAMLALISDKTTVIGLLSLLAWGLGYFGQPHILSRFMAIGSADALPLSRRIAMSWMMLSLIGALATGLAGSLYFANQPLANAETVFIHLAQAAFNPWIGGLLIAAILSAIMSTIDSQLLVCSSVITEDFYRKWLRPQADDRELMMVGRMGVLAIAVIAGIIALNPESSVLSLVSYAWAGFGAAFGPVVLLSLFWKQYSRNGAIATIIVGALTVVIWKQLSGGIFNLYEILPGFVFAIIAGVIVSKMSRPAEAITAEFEQFKSAL